A part of Maridesulfovibrio hydrothermalis AM13 = DSM 14728 genomic DNA contains:
- a CDS encoding cobyrinate a,c-diamide synthase — MNSPRIVLAGLSGGTGKTIVTLGLCRAFKNMGRAVKPFKKGPDYIDARWLGLASGLYATNLDPFLMSNDKLKALFLEKGQGADISIVEGNRGLFDGKDVDGSCSTAELARIIKAPVILTIDCTKMTRTVAAIVAGCKAFEDGFDLAGVILNRTAGERHRNILRNSIEAYTDIPVLGMLPKLKENPIPERHMGLVSNTEYDAVDHSLDTLGKMAQDCIDLDTVFGIATAAETDLVADNSAWDGIELVSEEKPVIGVVRDEALWFYYEENLEALRKAGAEVREVSLFAAEPWPEIDGLYLGGGFPETLAKEISENVSIRKHVHDLAQSGLPVFAECGGFMYLGRDVEYKGQIYPMSGVLSLSTRLCPRPQGLGYTSGKIVHENVFFPVGTDVIGHEFHYSLCVKNEEDDPKYALDMDRGRGMADGHDGLLSNNVYAGYNHIHALGVPCWAGNFVRAAERFKRGKTG; from the coding sequence ATGAATTCTCCTAGAATCGTTCTTGCCGGACTTAGCGGCGGTACTGGAAAGACCATTGTCACCCTTGGGTTGTGTCGTGCTTTTAAAAATATGGGCCGTGCGGTTAAGCCTTTTAAAAAAGGTCCGGATTACATTGATGCCCGGTGGCTTGGACTTGCATCCGGCCTTTATGCGACAAATCTGGACCCTTTTCTCATGTCCAATGATAAACTTAAGGCTCTTTTTTTGGAAAAAGGGCAGGGCGCAGATATTTCTATTGTAGAGGGAAATCGCGGACTTTTTGATGGAAAAGATGTGGACGGTTCGTGCTCAACAGCGGAGCTTGCCCGAATTATCAAGGCTCCGGTCATTCTCACTATTGACTGTACAAAGATGACCCGCACTGTGGCGGCCATAGTTGCCGGATGTAAGGCTTTCGAGGACGGATTTGACCTTGCAGGGGTGATACTTAACCGCACAGCAGGGGAACGTCATCGCAATATTTTGAGAAATTCTATCGAAGCCTATACCGATATACCGGTACTGGGCATGCTTCCAAAGCTTAAAGAAAATCCTATTCCTGAGCGGCATATGGGACTTGTTTCCAATACTGAATACGATGCTGTTGATCACAGCCTTGATACATTAGGCAAGATGGCTCAGGATTGCATTGATCTTGATACCGTTTTTGGTATTGCTACGGCTGCTGAAACTGATCTTGTTGCAGATAATTCCGCATGGGACGGCATTGAACTTGTCAGTGAAGAGAAGCCGGTGATCGGCGTTGTGCGCGATGAAGCCCTTTGGTTCTATTATGAAGAAAACCTTGAAGCATTGCGTAAGGCTGGAGCGGAGGTGAGAGAGGTTTCTCTTTTTGCCGCTGAACCTTGGCCGGAAATAGATGGACTTTATCTTGGGGGCGGGTTTCCGGAGACACTGGCCAAAGAAATTTCAGAAAATGTTTCTATCCGCAAACATGTTCATGACCTTGCACAGTCCGGTCTGCCCGTTTTTGCCGAATGTGGTGGTTTTATGTATCTGGGCCGGGATGTTGAGTATAAAGGCCAGATTTATCCAATGTCAGGAGTGCTGTCACTTTCCACCAGACTTTGTCCCAGACCGCAGGGGTTGGGTTACACTTCAGGAAAAATAGTTCATGAAAATGTTTTTTTCCCTGTGGGTACTGATGTGATCGGTCATGAATTTCATTATTCACTTTGCGTGAAAAATGAGGAAGATGACCCTAAGTATGCTCTTGATATGGATCGGGGTAGAGGTATGGCCGATGGACATGACGGGCTGTTATCAAACAATGTCTATGCCGGATACAATCATATTCACGCGTTGGGAGTGCCTTGCTGGGCCGGTAATTTTGTACGGGCTGCTGAACGGTTTAAGCGCGGCAAAACTGGTTAA
- a CDS encoding dissimilatory sulfite reductase D family protein yields the protein MESAKEEILAFLEKKTGAKSKFYFNDFTKLFPDAKGREVKKVLTALVKEQKIEYWSSGSTTMYGLFGAGKQGAAEHED from the coding sequence ATGGAATCTGCTAAAGAAGAAATTCTCGCTTTTCTGGAAAAGAAAACAGGTGCTAAAAGCAAATTTTACTTCAATGATTTCACCAAGCTTTTTCCTGATGCAAAGGGACGCGAAGTTAAAAAAGTCCTGACAGCTCTCGTTAAAGAACAGAAAATTGAATACTGGTCCTCCGGTAGTACTACCATGTACGGCCTGTTTGGTGCTGGTAAACAGGGTGCAGCTGAACACGAAGATTAG
- the dsrB gene encoding dissimilatory-type sulfite reductase subunit beta, whose amino-acid sequence MAFVSSGYNPDKPMENRISDIGPRDFNEFMPPVIKNNFGKWLYHEILEPGVLVHVAESGDEVYTVRCGTARLMSITLIREMCDIADKHCEGFLRFTTRNNVEFMVDSKDKMVALKEDLMSRKFDGGSYKFPVGGTGAGISNIVHTQGWVHCHTPATDASGTVKVIMDDLFEEFTGHNMPAPVRIAVACCLNMCGACHCSDIAVVGIHRKPPLIDHEYLDNLCEIPLAVASCPTGAVRPSKVEIDGKQFKTVAIKEERCMFCGNCYTMCPSLPLSDKEGDGIALMVGGKVSNRISMPKFSKVVVAFIPNEPPRWPTLTKTIRNIVEVYKADANKYERLGDWAERIGWERFFEKTGIEFTPHLIDDFRDPAYYTWRQSTQFKF is encoded by the coding sequence ATGGCGTTCGTTTCTTCTGGCTACAATCCAGACAAACCGATGGAAAACCGGATTTCGGACATTGGACCTCGTGATTTTAACGAGTTCATGCCTCCGGTTATCAAAAATAACTTCGGCAAGTGGCTTTACCACGAAATTCTTGAGCCAGGCGTACTGGTTCACGTTGCCGAATCCGGAGATGAAGTATACACAGTCCGCTGTGGTACCGCTCGCCTCATGAGTATTACTCTGATTCGTGAAATGTGTGATATCGCTGATAAACATTGCGAAGGCTTCCTGCGCTTCACTACTCGTAACAACGTTGAGTTCATGGTTGATTCCAAGGACAAAATGGTTGCGCTTAAAGAAGACTTGATGTCCCGTAAGTTCGACGGTGGTTCATACAAATTCCCAGTAGGTGGTACTGGTGCTGGTATATCCAACATCGTTCACACACAGGGTTGGGTTCACTGTCACACACCTGCTACCGATGCTTCCGGTACTGTTAAAGTTATCATGGATGACCTCTTTGAAGAGTTCACCGGCCATAACATGCCAGCTCCAGTTCGTATCGCAGTTGCTTGTTGTCTGAACATGTGTGGTGCTTGTCACTGCTCCGATATCGCAGTTGTCGGTATCCACCGCAAGCCTCCACTTATTGACCACGAATACCTCGACAACCTTTGTGAGATTCCTCTTGCAGTAGCATCTTGTCCTACCGGTGCTGTTCGTCCTTCCAAGGTCGAAATCGACGGTAAACAGTTCAAGACTGTTGCTATTAAAGAAGAGCGTTGCATGTTCTGTGGTAACTGCTACACAATGTGCCCCTCACTGCCTCTTTCCGATAAGGAAGGCGACGGTATCGCACTGATGGTTGGTGGTAAAGTATCTAACCGTATCAGCATGCCTAAGTTCTCTAAGGTTGTTGTTGCGTTTATTCCTAACGAACCTCCTCGTTGGCCTACGCTTACTAAAACTATCCGCAACATCGTGGAAGTTTACAAAGCTGATGCTAACAAGTACGAACGTCTGGGCGACTGGGCTGAGCGTATTGGTTGGGAACGTTTCTTCGAAAAGACCGGGATTGAATTCACTCCCCACCTGATCGATGATTTCCGTGACCCTGCTTACTACACCTGGCGTCAGTCCACTCAGTTCAAGTTCTAG